One genomic window of Conger conger chromosome 9, fConCon1.1, whole genome shotgun sequence includes the following:
- the LOC133136816 gene encoding phosphatidate phosphatase LPIN2-like isoform X2, which translates to MMERPAGFKPVASAPEMQRSADLRSVPEMERVARLRKVSSLSEVGTRTADPRSAAARPPGSSTEEDSSGPDDSSSVKSSWSLADTMTYVGQLAGQVLGTVKQLYKGINQATLSGCIDVVVVRQPDGTFHCSPFHVRFGKLGILRSREKVVDIEVNGVPVDLHMKLGANGEAFFVEETEQENIFPAYLATSPIPSEDQLSWIQDWKRAVSGAESQNQDQSPARMGEGAEPDRPSSAEDVDVGRKRRTRRKRRRRVGGDDHEAPPTDEEEEEEEEEEEVPRVQGEEMFEMDMSSDNEEEEEELSSREEASLPMMLDTECRCSLPFPDWVSDRPTHSLNDDVELEAEPDESSLWAESYLQWTWDELPEGTTAVEQSGPLDAVTLLPSEDRHFQVILSSDAMETGSAPPCAIVKPKAQVPRVPRPPPAPSVPPPAPPIPALSPAPGQAEPEPQTPPSCTESTATGSVGVVTPMLKPWLESARWNSSPQSVGSADSGAECDLPDVTLSLCGGLTENTHLSTERFMKHLITYQEFAKNPALIDNPDLVVRIADRYYSWALAAPLILSLGVFQQTLPEKTEEAWVKEKTSKKSSGWWFWRKSVSEDQSKLPEPQAGPAHSQKSPALQIKMGAETSSDEDSERGGAAAGSEHVQTEAAGHAHAYKKSLRLSSDQIARLNLREGPNSVTYSITSQYQGTCRSAGTIYLWNWDDKVIISDIDGTITRWASILTTVRRLWADPSSAWQRLDPQGHRPAIPLHRAEQVQVPVLLGSGHWDGGHDAAVPALGEGRRGHLTPGPPHPVSQQPLLRLPQGGDREEARDLQDRVSDRHQEPLPAEHAALLRGVREPTQRRLRLQAGGSARLPDLHRQPQGRTHTGAEPGKQVIVQSAE; encoded by the exons ATGATGGAGCGGCCAGCCGGATTCAAACCCGTGGCCTCCGCCCCTGAGATGCAGCGATcggctgatctgagatcagtgccggagatggagagagtggcgCGGCTGAGGAAAGTGTCCTCGCTGTCCGAGGTGGGCACCAGAACGGCTGATCCCAGGTCAGCGGCCGCGAGGCCTCCCGGGAGCTCCACGGAAGAGGACAGCAGCGGCCCGGACGATTCCTCCTCAGTGAAGTCCTCCTGGAGCCTG GCGGACACCATGACGTACGTGGGCCAGCTGGCAGGCCAGGTCCTGGGCACGGTGAAGCAGCTGTATAAGGGCATTAACCAGGCCACGCTGTCGGGCTGCATCGACGTGGTGGTGGTGCGGCAGCCCGACGGCACCTTCCACTGCTCCCCGTTCCACGTGCGCTTCGGCAAGCTGGGCATCCTGCGCTCCCGAGAGAAAGTG GTGGATATCGAGGTGAACGGGGTTCCGGTGGACCTGCACATGAAGCTGGGGGCCAATGGGGAGGCCTTCTTCGTGGAGGAGACCGAGCAGGAGAAT ATTTTCCCAGCGTACCTGGCAACCTCTCCCATCCCCTCCGAGGACCAGCTGTCCTGGATCCAGGACTGGAAACGGGCGGTGTCCGGAGCCGAGAGCCAGAACCAGGACCAGAGCCCGGCCCGGATGGGCGAGGGAGCGGAACCGGACCGCCCCTCCAGTGCCGAGGACGTGGAcgtggggaggaagaggaggacgaggaggaagaggaggcgcAGGGTGGGCGGAGACGACCATGAGGCCCCGCCTActgacgaggaggaggaggaggaggaggaggaagaggaggtgccCCGTGTGCAGGGGGAGGAGATGTTTGAAATGGATATGAGCTCGGacaacgaggaggaggaggaggaactcAGCAGCAG GGAAGAAGCATCACTCCCGATGATGCTGGACACAGAGTGCAGATGCTCCCTCCCTTTTCCTGATTGGGTCTCTGACAG GCCGACACACTCTCTAAATGATGATGTGGAGTTGGAGGCGGAGCCTGATGAGAGCTCATTGTGGGCGGAGTCTTATCTGCAGTGGACATGGGACGAGCTCCCAGAAGGCACCACT gCTGTGGAGCAGTCAGGGCCGCTGGATGCGGTGACCCTGCTGCCCTCTGAGGACAGGCACTTCCAGGTCATCCTCAGCTCCGACGCCATGGAAACGGGGTCAGCCCCTCCCTGCGCCATCGTGAAGCCCAAAGCACAGGTCCCCCGGGTCCCgcgcccccccccagcccccagcgtgccccccccagccccgcccatCCCAGCCCTGTCCCCCGCCCCGGGTCAGGCAGAACCAGAGCCTCAGACCCCTCCCTCCTGCACGgagagcacag CGACGGGCTCTGTGGGGGTCGTGACCCCGATGCTGAAGCCCTGGCTGGAGTCGGCGCGCTGGAACAGCTCCCCTCAGTCTGTGGGCAGCGCTGACAGCGGGGCGGAGTGTGACCTCCCCGACGTCACCCTGTCCCTGTGCGGGGGTCTCACCgagaacacacacctgtccacag AAAGATTCATGAAGCACCTCATCACGTATCAGGAATTTGCTAAAAACCCGGCTCTCATTGACAACCCAGATTTAGTGGTGAGGATCGCTGACAG GTACTACAGCTGGGCCTTAGCCGCCCCTCTGATTCTGAGTCTTGGGGTCTTCCAGCAGACCTTGCCTGAG AAAACCGAGGAGGCCTGGGTCAAAGAGAAGACCTCAAAGAAGTCCAGTGGCTGGTGGTTCTGGCGCAAAAGTGTG TCAGAGGACCAATCAAAGCTGCCAGAGCCACAGGCTGGACCCGCCCACTCGCAGAAAAGCCCCGCCCTGCA GATAAAGATGGGGGCGGAGACGTCCAGCGATGAGGACTCTGAGAGGGGGGGCGCGGCCGCCGGGTCTGAGCACGTGCAGACGGAGGCCGCTGGCCACGCCCACGCGTACAAGAAGTCACTGCGTCTCTCGTCGGACCAGATC GCCAGGCTGAACCTGCGGGAGGGGCCGAACAGCGTCACCTACAGCATCACGTCGCAGTACCAGGGCACCTGTCGCAGCGCGGGCACCATTTACCTGTGGAACTGGGACGACAAGGTCATCATCTCCGACATCGATGGGACCATCACCAGGTGGGCGTCAATCCTGACAACG GTCAGACGTCTTTGGGCAGATCCTTCCTCAGCTTGGCAAAGACTGGACCCACAAGGGCATCGCCCAGCTATACCACTCCATAGAGCA GAACAGGTACAGGTTCCTGTACTGCTCGGCTCGGGCCATTGGGATGGCGGACATGACGCGGCGGTACCTGCACTGGGTGAAGGACGGCGAGGCCATCTTACCCCGGGGCCCCCTCATCCTGTCTCCCAGCAGCCTCTTCTCCGCCTTCCACAG gGAGGTGATCGAGAAGAAGCCCGAGATCTTCAAGATCGAGTGTCTGACCGACATCAAGAACCTCTTCCTGCCGAGCACGCAGCCCTTCTACGCGGCGTTCGGGAACCGACGCAAC gACGCCTTCGCCTACAGGCAGGTGGGAGTGCCCGTTTGCCGGATCTTCACCGTCAACCCCAAGGGAGAACTCACACAGGAGCAGAGCCGGGGAAACAAGTCATC GTACAGTCGGCTGAGTGA
- the LOC133136816 gene encoding phosphatidate phosphatase LPIN2-like isoform X1 gives MMERPAGFKPVASAPEMQRSADLRSVPEMERVARLRKVSSLSEVGTRTADPRSAAARPPGSSTEEDSSGPDDSSSVKSSWSLADTMTYVGQLAGQVLGTVKQLYKGINQATLSGCIDVVVVRQPDGTFHCSPFHVRFGKLGILRSREKVVDIEVNGVPVDLHMKLGANGEAFFVEETEQENIFPAYLATSPIPSEDQLSWIQDWKRAVSGAESQNQDQSPARMGEGAEPDRPSSAEDVDVGRKRRTRRKRRRRVGGDDHEAPPTDEEEEEEEEEEEVPRVQGEEMFEMDMSSDNEEEEEELSSREEASLPMMLDTECRCSLPFPDWVSDRPTHSLNDDVELEAEPDESSLWAESYLQWTWDELPEGTTAVEQSGPLDAVTLLPSEDRHFQVILSSDAMETGSAPPCAIVKPKAQVPRVPRPPPAPSVPPPAPPIPALSPAPGQAEPEPQTPPSCTESTATGSVGVVTPMLKPWLESARWNSSPQSVGSADSGAECDLPDVTLSLCGGLTENTHLSTERFMKHLITYQEFAKNPALIDNPDLVVRIADRYYSWALAAPLILSLGVFQQTLPEKTEEAWVKEKTSKKSSGWWFWRKSVSEDQSKLPEPQAGPAHSQKSPALQIKMGAETSSDEDSERGGAAAGSEHVQTEAAGHAHAYKKSLRLSSDQIARLNLREGPNSVTYSITSQYQGTCRSAGTIYLWNWDDKVIISDIDGTITRSDVFGQILPQLGKDWTHKGIAQLYHSIEQNRYRFLYCSARAIGMADMTRRYLHWVKDGEAILPRGPLILSPSSLFSAFHREVIEKKPEIFKIECLTDIKNLFLPSTQPFYAAFGNRRNDAFAYRQVGVPVCRIFTVNPKGELTQEQSRGNKSSYSRLSELVEHVFPLATKEKTSALTFPEFSSFCFWRQPIPEPCHEDLL, from the exons ATGATGGAGCGGCCAGCCGGATTCAAACCCGTGGCCTCCGCCCCTGAGATGCAGCGATcggctgatctgagatcagtgccggagatggagagagtggcgCGGCTGAGGAAAGTGTCCTCGCTGTCCGAGGTGGGCACCAGAACGGCTGATCCCAGGTCAGCGGCCGCGAGGCCTCCCGGGAGCTCCACGGAAGAGGACAGCAGCGGCCCGGACGATTCCTCCTCAGTGAAGTCCTCCTGGAGCCTG GCGGACACCATGACGTACGTGGGCCAGCTGGCAGGCCAGGTCCTGGGCACGGTGAAGCAGCTGTATAAGGGCATTAACCAGGCCACGCTGTCGGGCTGCATCGACGTGGTGGTGGTGCGGCAGCCCGACGGCACCTTCCACTGCTCCCCGTTCCACGTGCGCTTCGGCAAGCTGGGCATCCTGCGCTCCCGAGAGAAAGTG GTGGATATCGAGGTGAACGGGGTTCCGGTGGACCTGCACATGAAGCTGGGGGCCAATGGGGAGGCCTTCTTCGTGGAGGAGACCGAGCAGGAGAAT ATTTTCCCAGCGTACCTGGCAACCTCTCCCATCCCCTCCGAGGACCAGCTGTCCTGGATCCAGGACTGGAAACGGGCGGTGTCCGGAGCCGAGAGCCAGAACCAGGACCAGAGCCCGGCCCGGATGGGCGAGGGAGCGGAACCGGACCGCCCCTCCAGTGCCGAGGACGTGGAcgtggggaggaagaggaggacgaggaggaagaggaggcgcAGGGTGGGCGGAGACGACCATGAGGCCCCGCCTActgacgaggaggaggaggaggaggaggaggaagaggaggtgccCCGTGTGCAGGGGGAGGAGATGTTTGAAATGGATATGAGCTCGGacaacgaggaggaggaggaggaactcAGCAGCAG GGAAGAAGCATCACTCCCGATGATGCTGGACACAGAGTGCAGATGCTCCCTCCCTTTTCCTGATTGGGTCTCTGACAG GCCGACACACTCTCTAAATGATGATGTGGAGTTGGAGGCGGAGCCTGATGAGAGCTCATTGTGGGCGGAGTCTTATCTGCAGTGGACATGGGACGAGCTCCCAGAAGGCACCACT gCTGTGGAGCAGTCAGGGCCGCTGGATGCGGTGACCCTGCTGCCCTCTGAGGACAGGCACTTCCAGGTCATCCTCAGCTCCGACGCCATGGAAACGGGGTCAGCCCCTCCCTGCGCCATCGTGAAGCCCAAAGCACAGGTCCCCCGGGTCCCgcgcccccccccagcccccagcgtgccccccccagccccgcccatCCCAGCCCTGTCCCCCGCCCCGGGTCAGGCAGAACCAGAGCCTCAGACCCCTCCCTCCTGCACGgagagcacag CGACGGGCTCTGTGGGGGTCGTGACCCCGATGCTGAAGCCCTGGCTGGAGTCGGCGCGCTGGAACAGCTCCCCTCAGTCTGTGGGCAGCGCTGACAGCGGGGCGGAGTGTGACCTCCCCGACGTCACCCTGTCCCTGTGCGGGGGTCTCACCgagaacacacacctgtccacag AAAGATTCATGAAGCACCTCATCACGTATCAGGAATTTGCTAAAAACCCGGCTCTCATTGACAACCCAGATTTAGTGGTGAGGATCGCTGACAG GTACTACAGCTGGGCCTTAGCCGCCCCTCTGATTCTGAGTCTTGGGGTCTTCCAGCAGACCTTGCCTGAG AAAACCGAGGAGGCCTGGGTCAAAGAGAAGACCTCAAAGAAGTCCAGTGGCTGGTGGTTCTGGCGCAAAAGTGTG TCAGAGGACCAATCAAAGCTGCCAGAGCCACAGGCTGGACCCGCCCACTCGCAGAAAAGCCCCGCCCTGCA GATAAAGATGGGGGCGGAGACGTCCAGCGATGAGGACTCTGAGAGGGGGGGCGCGGCCGCCGGGTCTGAGCACGTGCAGACGGAGGCCGCTGGCCACGCCCACGCGTACAAGAAGTCACTGCGTCTCTCGTCGGACCAGATC GCCAGGCTGAACCTGCGGGAGGGGCCGAACAGCGTCACCTACAGCATCACGTCGCAGTACCAGGGCACCTGTCGCAGCGCGGGCACCATTTACCTGTGGAACTGGGACGACAAGGTCATCATCTCCGACATCGATGGGACCATCACCAG GTCAGACGTCTTTGGGCAGATCCTTCCTCAGCTTGGCAAAGACTGGACCCACAAGGGCATCGCCCAGCTATACCACTCCATAGAGCA GAACAGGTACAGGTTCCTGTACTGCTCGGCTCGGGCCATTGGGATGGCGGACATGACGCGGCGGTACCTGCACTGGGTGAAGGACGGCGAGGCCATCTTACCCCGGGGCCCCCTCATCCTGTCTCCCAGCAGCCTCTTCTCCGCCTTCCACAG gGAGGTGATCGAGAAGAAGCCCGAGATCTTCAAGATCGAGTGTCTGACCGACATCAAGAACCTCTTCCTGCCGAGCACGCAGCCCTTCTACGCGGCGTTCGGGAACCGACGCAAC gACGCCTTCGCCTACAGGCAGGTGGGAGTGCCCGTTTGCCGGATCTTCACCGTCAACCCCAAGGGAGAACTCACACAGGAGCAGAGCCGGGGAAACAAGTCATC GTACAGTCGGCTGAGTGAACTCGTGGAGCATGTGTTCCCCTTGGCCACGAAGGAGAAGACCTCCGCCCTAACCTTCCCAGAATTCAGCTCTTTCTGCTTCTGGAGGCAGCCAATCCCTGAGCCCTGCCACGAGGACCTACTGTGA